Part of the Permianibacter fluminis genome, ACAATAGCCGCCTTGGGACGGAGCCCAACGGCAAGCAAAGGAAAAAGGGGACCCCTCGTATGCGTCACGCCACTCGAATTTTCACCCGTCGCCTGTGCGCCAGCCTGGCTGCACTGAGCCTCCTGACCGCCTGCAGTGGCATCCAGCCGCTGCCGAGCGCGGCCCCGCATCAACCGTTCACCACTGACCCCGGCCAGTACCAGTACCTGATTGGCCCGGGCGATGGTCTCAGCATTTTCGTCTGGCGCAACCCGGACGTCAGTTCCAGCGTCACGGTGCGGCCGGATGGCCGCATCACCACTCCGCTGGTCGAAGACGTCATGGCCGCCAACAAGACCCCGACCCAGCTGGCCCGGGATCTGGAAAAAGCGCTCGGTTCCTATATCAAGGACCCTATCGTCACCGTCACCGCGACCGGCTTTGTCGGCCCGTATTCCGAGCAGGTCCGGGTAGTGGGTGAGGCCGCCAAGCCGCAATCGCTGTCCTACCGCCAGAACATGACCCTGCTCGACGTGATGATTGCCGTCGGCGGGCTGACCGAATTTGCTGATGGCAATGACGCCCTGGTGGTTCGCATCGTTGGCGGCAAGCAGCAGCAATACAGCGTTCGGCTGGAAGACCTGATCAAGGACGGCGACATCAGTGCCAACGCCGAACTGTTGCCCGGCGACGTCATCATCATTCCCGAAGCCTTCTTCTGATTTTTCGCCGCTGGTACGCATCGGAAGCGACTCGCCAGCGGCCCTGACTTGCACGGAACGCACACATGCAGGACGTCATTGAGCAAATCCTCAGTTATCTGCGCGGGATCTGGCGCCAGCGCTGGTATGCCTTGCTGGTTACCTGGTCGGTTTGCATCGCCGGCTGGGCCTTTGTCATGCACATGCCGGATCAATACCAGGCCACCACCCGGGTCCAGGTCGATACCTATTCGATGCTGCAACCGCTGCTGAGCGACATGACAGTGCCGGTCGCCGCACCGGAACGGGTCCGTCAGCTGCAGCAAACCATTCTGGCCCGGCCGAATCTGGAAAAAGTGATCCGCTCGTCCGATCTGGATCTGAAAGCCACCAACGAAACCGAATTCGAAGAGCTGGTCAAGGAACTGGAAGAAAGCATCCAGTTCCGCCGTGCCGGCAACAACGATCTGTATTCGATCAGCTATCAGGCCGATGACCCGACCCAGGCCAAACGGGTTGTGCAGTCGTTGCTGAATCTGTTCATCGAACAGGCGCTCGGCGATTCCCGCCAGGACACCGACAGCGCCCAGCGTTTTCTCGACAATCAAATCGACGAATATGCGCAGAAATTGCAGGACGCGGAAAACCGCCTGAAAGAATTCAAACGGAAAAACCTCGGCCTGATGCCGGAGCAGGGCAAGGACTACTACCAGCGTCTGCAGGAAGCCCGGCAAGCCGTGGAAGAGGCGCAACTGGAGCTGCGGCAATCGGAAAACCTGGCCAACGAATTGCGCCGCCAGTTGCAAGGCGAAGACCCGACCTTCGGCATGGTCACCGCACCGAAAGTCAGCGCCAATATTCCGGAGCTTGATGGTCGCATCAGCCGCCTGCAACAACAGCTCGACGAGCTGCTGACCCGGTTCACTGACAAACACCCGGACGTGGTCAACACCCGCGCCCG contains:
- a CDS encoding XrtA/PEP-CTERM system exopolysaccharide export protein encodes the protein MRHATRIFTRRLCASLAALSLLTACSGIQPLPSAAPHQPFTTDPGQYQYLIGPGDGLSIFVWRNPDVSSSVTVRPDGRITTPLVEDVMAANKTPTQLARDLEKALGSYIKDPIVTVTATGFVGPYSEQVRVVGEAAKPQSLSYRQNMTLLDVMIAVGGLTEFADGNDALVVRIVGGKQQQYSVRLEDLIKDGDISANAELLPGDVIIIPEAFF
- a CDS encoding XrtA system polysaccharide chain length determinant, which translates into the protein MQDVIEQILSYLRGIWRQRWYALLVTWSVCIAGWAFVMHMPDQYQATTRVQVDTYSMLQPLLSDMTVPVAAPERVRQLQQTILARPNLEKVIRSSDLDLKATNETEFEELVKELEESIQFRRAGNNDLYSISYQADDPTQAKRVVQSLLNLFIEQALGDSRQDTDSAQRFLDNQIDEYAQKLQDAENRLKEFKRKNLGLMPEQGKDYYQRLQEARQAVEEAQLELRQSENLANELRRQLQGEDPTFGMVTAPKVSANIPELDGRISRLQQQLDELLTRFTDKHPDVVNTRARITELENQKAEAIKAGGGFTNNGPIDTNPVYQQLKISLSEAEARSASLRTKVADYQARATELDKKVFILPQVEADLAGLNRNYDVTKDNYDKLIAKREQARISQDRDQNTSDVKFQVIDPPRVPPEPSGPNRPLLLSGVLAGGLGVGFAVALLISQILSTFDNPKMLTQALQVPVLGTVSMVLSPRAESIRRMKNWVFLGLGLALLPVYGGLLYMQTAGRALLGS